A genomic stretch from Sphingobacterium sp. ML3W includes:
- a CDS encoding radical SAM protein, with the protein MHRIIAKSILNKTKRRDPWFLDDYTLNPYSGCSFNCLYCYIRGSKYGINMAEKLSMKGNAVELLEKQLALRARKKQYGIIVLSSVTDPYLQMEQTELLTRQSLEVILHYRFPVHIITKSDLVTRDFDLLKRIDAEAILPKDLQSRLEHKAFVTFSFSTIDDRVAQIFEPGAPLPSLRLEALRQAREHGLHSGVSLMPLLPYISDTGASLELLFQTFQAIGASYIFPATLALYGSDPADNRALVMRAIEKHYPHLIQKYQRLFGADGKLPVYYRHAFTDKAKTLCSQYGLRDSLLC; encoded by the coding sequence ATGCATCGTATAATTGCGAAATCTATCCTCAATAAGACAAAACGAAGAGATCCTTGGTTTCTTGATGATTATACGTTGAATCCCTACAGTGGTTGCTCTTTTAATTGTTTGTATTGTTATATCCGGGGAAGTAAGTACGGAATCAACATGGCTGAAAAGCTGAGTATGAAGGGCAATGCTGTCGAATTGCTGGAAAAGCAGTTGGCATTACGTGCGCGTAAAAAACAATATGGAATTATTGTCCTTTCTTCTGTAACGGATCCTTATCTGCAAATGGAACAGACCGAATTGCTTACCAGACAGTCATTGGAAGTCATCCTGCACTATCGTTTTCCGGTGCATATTATTACGAAGTCGGACTTAGTTACCCGAGATTTTGATTTGTTGAAACGGATTGATGCAGAAGCAATACTTCCTAAAGATCTTCAGTCGAGATTAGAACATAAGGCTTTTGTTACCTTTTCATTTTCGACTATAGATGATCGTGTCGCCCAGATTTTTGAGCCCGGAGCCCCATTGCCCTCACTACGATTGGAAGCATTAAGGCAAGCGCGTGAACACGGACTCCATAGTGGAGTCAGTCTGATGCCACTGTTGCCCTATATATCGGATACTGGAGCGAGCCTGGAACTGCTATTTCAGACTTTTCAGGCTATTGGTGCCAGCTATATTTTTCCTGCCACCCTTGCTTTATATGGGAGTGATCCAGCGGATAATAGAGCCTTGGTCATGCGTGCTATTGAAAAGCATTATCCGCATCTAATACAAAAGTATCAGCGTTTATTTGGCGCAGATGGTAAATTACCAGTTTACTATCGTCACGCTTTTACAGATAAGGCTAAAACGTTGTGTTCACAATATGGGTTGCGGGATAGTCTTTTGTGTTGA
- a CDS encoding GNAT family N-acetyltransferase, whose translation MHYQAVYQKIDYKRYQFLRQQSGLSPKTDEAARLGMENSLCCVAILDGDNDNEIVGMGRIVGDGACHCQVVDICVLPEHQKKGLGKLIMQKLDEYMDSNLPDSCYVSLIADGSAFQLYAQYGFKEVWPASRGMGRKF comes from the coding sequence ATGCATTATCAAGCCGTATATCAGAAGATAGATTATAAACGCTATCAATTTTTAAGACAACAGTCCGGGTTATCTCCAAAAACGGACGAAGCTGCACGTCTAGGAATGGAAAATTCCTTATGCTGTGTGGCTATTTTGGATGGGGACAACGACAATGAAATAGTAGGTATGGGTAGGATCGTTGGCGATGGTGCTTGCCATTGCCAGGTCGTTGACATCTGTGTGCTCCCCGAACATCAGAAAAAAGGGCTTGGAAAACTGATTATGCAGAAACTTGATGAATACATGGATTCGAACCTGCCAGATAGCTGCTATGTCAGTCTGATCGCTGATGGTTCTGCTTTCCAGCTCTATGCGCAATATGGTTTTAAGGAAGTGTGGCCTGCATCAAGAGGTATGGGTAGAAAGTTTTAA